Part of the Cyanobacteria bacterium GSL.Bin1 genome is shown below.
CAAGTATCGAGAAAATGATGCTTATACCCCTCAGTGAGAGGAATATCCCATTTAATTGCCTTGCCAAAACCAGGGTCAAGATATTCTTGTACTGAAAAATCGCTGAAGAAGAAGACCTCCAAGTCAATCTCAGGATCAGCAGCAATCAAGCGTAACAACGGCGCTTGATACTGAATGGGATGAGAGACAAAATAGGCAAGACGCTTAACCATAGCAACTTAAGATTCTGGCATTTTATGCGAGGTTTATAATAATCATTAAACTCATCGACTGCAATCACTTTTTTCGCCATCATCCCGTCACTTCGAGACACACAGCATCTTACTGGGATCACAACGGTCAATATTCGGTTGAATCGGAGTTAGAGAACTCGCTTCAAGTTCATTATCAATATTGCGGCGACTTAAATTGCCCACAGTGGCTACCTCATAGCCATGATTAGATAAATAAAGTGCCGTCGGCCAACCGCAAAAACCATCTCCTCCTAAAACAATTACCCGTTTGCTCATCGTTTTTTCCTCCTGATTTGCATTTAGAATAGGCTGAACTGCTTGAGATTTGCTATTAGTAGAACCACTGATTTTTTGATCTTGAGACACAGCATTACGACTGGTCAAATCGCCCGAAGTTTCATCACTTGTCCCGTACAAATGAAGACCGCATTCCGTTTTTTCCATTTCCCGCCAACGACCGCTGCGTTCACTTTCACCCGCCCTAACAGGGGTTGTTAAAGGCTCATCCCCAATACTGGCATAGCCTTGGTCGTGCAACGGATTATAGGGAACTTGATATTCATAAACATACCGCCAAACCTCTCGATACGTCCAGTTTGCCAAAGGATTAATTTTGAGATAACCGCGAGGGTCTTTTTCTAAAATCGGCATCATTTGACGAGTCGCAGACTGATCGCGCCGTCGCCCTGTCACCCAAATTTGAGCATTCAGTTCCATTAAAGCACGCTCTAACGGCTCAATTCGAGTCAGGGCATGAAACTTGTCCAGATCCTGTTGCCAAAGCTGATCGCCATAACACGCTGCAAACTCCTCCCGACAAGCCATCCCCCTCGGTCGATAAATGCGGAGGTCAA
Proteins encoded:
- a CDS encoding phosphoadenylyl-sulfate reductase; its protein translation is IDQEIELYQSVPIIFIDTLHHFPETLETAARLQSHYGIDLRIYRPRGMACREEFAACYGDQLWQQDLDKFHALTRIEPLERALMELNAQIWVTGRRRDQSATRQMMPILEKDPRGYLKINPLANWTYREVWRYVYEYQVPYNPLHDQGYASIGDEPLTTPVRAGESERSGRWREMEKTECGLHLYGTSDETSGDLTSRNAVSQDQKISGSTNSKSQAVQPILNANQEEKTMSKRVIVLGGDGFCGWPTALYLSNHGYEVATVGNLSRRNIDNELEASSLTPIQPNIDRCDPSKMLCVSK